The Acaryochloris thomasi RCC1774 nucleotide sequence GGAACGGCTGATGCGATGCGTCGTCGAATTTTGGCCCCTATTAGGCAGGGACTGACACGATTTAATGATGTCCTGCCTCAGCACCAACGCATTATCGATGTTGCCTGCGGCACAGGCCGCACGTTGAAGATGCTGAGAGCAGCTTTTCCGCAAGCGTCTCTGTACGGTACTGACCTCTCTCCGGCGTATCTGCGGAAAGCGAATCAACTGCTGTCCCAGGATCGGGGAGAACTCCCTCAGCTTTTGCAGGCGAATGCAGAGGCTTTGCCTTATCAAGATAATTACTTCCACATGGTTTCCAGTGTCTTTCTGTTTCATGAGCTGCCTGCAACCGTTCGAAGAACAATCATTAATGAATGCTTCCGTATTGCTCAACCGAACGGCACTCTTGTCATTTGTGATTCGGTGCAGGTAAGCGATTCACCTGAGATGGAGACCTTTATGAAGAATTTTCCGGCGGTGTTTCATGAGCCGTACTATCGCCACTACTCAACCGATGACTTAGAGGGGCGCTTACGGCAGGCTGGCTTCACTGATATCCAGACTGAGGTCCATTTCATGAGCAAGTACTGGATTGCGCGCAAGCCTGTTTGATAGCAGGTACTCTAAAAATTCTATCGTTCGCGCCGGTTCTGGCTATGTCTGACACTGAACTACATCAGAATCTTGAGCATCGTTTCATTGTCAGCAATGGCGTAAAACTGCACTACGTGACGCAGGGGAAGGGACCGTTGATGCTGATGCTTCACGGTTTCCCAGAGTGTTGGTATTCTTGGCGGCACCAAATCCCGGCGTTTGCTCAAGAGTATAAGGTGGTGGCCCTAGATCTGCGGGGCTACAACGAGAGTGAAAAGCCGGCAGATGTAAATGCTTACCGAATGCCTGAACTTATCAAAGATGTACGGGATGTGATTGAGGGTTTGGGCTACGACGACTGTATTTTGGTGGGTCACGACTGGGGTGGTTTTATTGCCTGGTGTTTTGCCTATGCCCATCCTGAAATGCTGCAGAAGCTGATCGTGATGAATTTGCCTCATCCGGCGAAGTTCGCAGAGGCGCTTCGCAATAACCCTAGACAAATGTTGCGAAGCTGGTATATCAGCTTTTTTCAGGTGCCGATGCTACCGGAGCTGATGTTGCGAGCGAATGATTATGATGCGATCGCATCTGCTTTTGCAGATCGAGCAACCAACAAAAATGCCTTTACGCCCGAAGATTTAGCAGTCTTTAAAGATGCCGCCGCCAGACGGGGAGCGCTAACGGCCATGATCAACTACTACCGCAGCAACACCCGCACCTTCACCTCGCAAGACTGGGATGTCCTTGAGGTTCCGACGCTTTTGCTTTGGGGCGAAGATGATTTTGCTTTGGGTAAAGAGCTAACCTACGGTACAGAGGCTTATGTGCGAGATCTACAGCTCCACTATCTCAGCCACTGCAGTCACTGGATTCAGCAAGAGCAGCCAGATCTTGTCAATCAATATATGCGCGGCTTTTTGATATCAGGGAATGGGTAACAGATAAACTTTTAATGCACAAAATCGAGCCAATAAATCAATACAGAAAGAGTAACTTGAATATGAAATAATACTCGTTATAACGGATTTGAGGATCGTCTTAAACTGGATATCTACGCTCATTCATCGACATACTAATCAATAAGTTTTGAAGCCAGTCTTTATGATATCAAACCTCATTGAGATCACGAATTGGAGCAACATCTATCTCCCTTCGCTTCATCCCTCATTTAGGGGCGTTTTGCAACAATTCGAGAAGACACGAGAATGCTAGGATTCCCTCGATTTTTTATACAGCTACAGCTTTGTTGCACGAATCTTTCAAAGACCGAACTAGTTCCTAAGTGTCTTGCTTCCTAAGCAGCATCTTCTCTAAATTTTGGTAGCTCACAGGATAGCGGCAATACTATCGAACCACAAAGAGGATGATCTTCAATTGAAAATGACACCACTTGAACGGTTCAGCAGGGTTCATGACTAAAGTACAGGGAAACAAAGCAACTCTCTAGAACATAGCCACTGCAGATCGCACCTAGTTCGGCTTTTCTTGCAGCACGGCCATTTCATTTACCATAATGGCTCAAGTCTTTTTTCTGCAGGCTGTGGTGCATTTGGAGAAAATTGTGATTTTCTCTCCATCGGTGAATCGACTTGGACTAAGAAGGCTAGTTTGACCACCTGACCTTGTTTATTTGATACCGAGAGAACAATTTGAGAAAGTTCCTTCGTGGCTTTTAAGATCTTCGAGTCTTTAGCTGAAACATTTCCAAATGGTTCGAGATTGACAGTGAGATCATCACCTTCTGCCTGCCAATCAAGTTTTACGACTTGTCCGACTTTCAAGAAGACTGAAGGGGTTGTCTCTGCACTTTGACCATTGAGCGTAAAAGCAGAGATTTTAGGTGGCTTGCCCTTCACTTCAACCGGGATTGGTTCGGAGGGTGGTGCCTGTTTTTGATTACTCTTAGAAACCGTTTGCAGACTAATCGTATAGTCACCAGGGGTTGCCGGTAGCCCAACTCTTACATTTGAGCACATCAGCTCCTCATTTACTGGCGGTTTGCACTTTTGGGTTAGCTCAGGTGGTATCTGCTGCTTAAAGTCATAGGTTTTAATCAACGTGGGCTTTCCTTCCTTGAGCTGACTAAACACTTGAAGCTCTGAAAGCTGACTGGCATTTTTCAGTTTCCAATTGAGGGGTAGGAGCTGACCTTTCTCAACTTTGGACTGGCTAGATGAAACGCCCGCTACTAGAGGGAGCGGCCTTGGCTGCACCACAACGTTCAGTTCTTTCTGACTACTATGCTTTTCTGATTTCGCTTCAATCTGGAGATTAAAGGTGTACTCCCCGGCGAGTCGGGCGCCGGTATCGATGTTTGTGCAGGTTAGGTTGCGATGGCCAAAGGCCGACCGAGAGTCATCGCGACTCTGACAAAAGCGACTCAACTCCGTTGGCACTCCTTCCGAGAAATCATACACCTGGGGCTTGCCGACAATCTGATCCTTTATAGAAGTAACCGTAAGCTGCTCAAGCTGGTCTACATTCGAGACACTCCAGTTGAGGCGCACCCGCCCACCTTCCACATAACGATTACTGTCTGGCTTAAATTCAGTCAAGACAGGCGGCAACGCAGGTCTAAAGAAGGCCAGCCAAATAAAGAATCCAAGGCCCGATAAGGTACCGACCCCCACCAATATCCACAACAGCAACTGCCACCAGGGGCGGGCTTTCCAAATCAGAAGTCCCTTCGTGACCTGCTCAGGAAGGGGTAATCCGTCAAGGTCTGTGAGATCAATTTGAAACGGCACCTCTAGCCCACGACCCAAAAGCGGACGTTGCCATTTCCGTTTGGGTTGCACTTCCAGATCAATCGCCGCTGTTTCACCCATGAGCAAACGAACAGAAGACGGCTCGCAAGTGTAGTTGCACATCTCTGTTTCATCTCGACTGCTGGCACTCACCACTACTTCCCGGATCAGATTGCTCTGATTCATCAGCTTGAGCCGATACTGACCGGGTTTATGGCTAACCTTGCCGAGCAGAGTTTCGAGGGTCACACTAAGATGAAGGGCGGGTTTAACCTCCAAATACACGAGATCTAAAAACACCTGTTCCGGGGCATTATCAGACAGAATCTGTAGCGTCGGTGAGTAGTGGCCTGCAGGCATATCCAAGGGGTAATGGAACTCAACGCTGAGGGTGCCCTGGGTGCCAGGGTTCAGCTCTAAACTATCGCTATCGGACAGTACCCCTAGTTCGCTGAGATCGGTGCAGGGATATTGAATTGTAATCCACTCTGGATCGAGGTCTAAACAGTTGAGGCGAAAACGATCGACTCGCCTAGATCGATTGTTCACCTGAACTGATAACGTCTGGTGTTGACCGGGCTGAATAAGGAGGGGCTGCTCTGGACTAGTGGCTGGAGTGATCGCAAAGGTGGGTTGATCTAATCGTTCAACGGACTGCTCTTTGACCCGCACTTCGAGCTGGCACGGATAGTGGAGTGGTGTCTCTTCTGGATAGTGATCAGGGGCATCCACAACCACTGTGTATGGATAGCTGCCTGGTAACGCATCAATGGGCAACTCAAAGGGGAGGCTGACTTCGCATCCTTGTTGAGGATCGAGGGCGACTCGCTGCTTTGGCGACGGACACCAGGCTTGAGCCATGTGGTCAAGGTAAACATCTATCACTGCTCCCTCAGCTCCTTGATTGATGAGGCTGACGTGCAGCGTCACCGTTTCCCCTGGGAATCCCTCTAAGCTGGAGGGAGGATTGAGCATCACTTTGAGAGGCATCGTCATCACATTCATGGCATCTTCCGTAAAGATCTATTGAGGGTTAAAGCGGTGGAACCGAACCTGAGTGTCTTCAGACCCGCTGGCGACCCACATCCCCTGTTCATTGGCGATTAGGTCTAACGAAGTAACCCGGTTAGGGAGGATCGCAATCCGCTTCGGTTTTCGGGTCGAATCAAGAGTCATTGTTGAGGTTATGGGCCAAGCGGTGATCTGTCCGTCGTCGCCTGCGCTCACTAGCCATCGCTGGTCCGGGGTAAATTGAATTTGACGCACCGATGTCTCTGCGGCCTGCCATCGCGATTGTTGAGTACAGCTTTGCTGGGGCAGCAGGCCCGCTGCTGTCTCTTTTGATTTCGGCAGATTTGTACAGCGGCTCATGTCCCAGAGCGTAATGTAACCATCAGAGTCTGAGGCTGCGAGAATAGGAGCTTGAGGAGCAAAGGTGGCGTCCCAAAAAAAGTCATTTTCTCCTCGGTTTTGAGCCGGTTCTGCCAAGAGCTGTCGGGGCTGGGATTTGGCAACATCCCACAGCACGAGACGCTTAAACTGTCCGGCACTGGCAAGGGTTTTCTCGTCGGGGCTGAGAGCTAAAGACCAGACTTGATAAGCAAAGCGATCGGGGAGTGAGAAGACTTTTGGCTGATTGCTGAAGCGAACGTCTCTAGTGCGCTGCCAACGGCGAATCTTGCCGCTTCCGTAGCCGCTATAGAGGGTGAGGGCGTTGCGGGTAAAGGTCAAATCTAAGATGCGATCGCTAGTCTCATCCGTCGGATCCCTCAACGTATATAACGGCTTGCCCTCATTGATATCCCATGCCTGAATACTGCCGTTCTCTAAGCCGGCAAACACCTGATTATTGTTTACGGGCACCAGCGCTAAAGCTCGAATGGCTTGTTTCGTTAGGGCGAATAGACCTTTTCCAGAGCGCGGTTGCTTCTCAGTACAAGTTTGAGTAGACGCCCCTTTGTTTGAGGCACCTTCGGGCTCGAGCGTTCCCCAGCTCGATATTCCCCAGCTTCGAATAGAGCAATCATCCGCAGCGCTGAGCACTAGCGGCAGTCTGCCACTGGTACCGCTCAGTTGAACCGCATTCACGCCTGCCAGATGAGTGACGGGTGTGGGTCTAAAGATAATCGCTGCCAGCATGGCGAAAAAAGCCAATAGTAGCCATAGAGGAATGATGGGAAAAACTTTTAGGAGTAGAGTTTGAGTTGCTGGATCACAGCTCCCTAACCTTGGA carries:
- a CDS encoding class I SAM-dependent methyltransferase — protein: MQTLPFLPFDLPFATPLTKLAYQTFSQSKNVFGIAHREWNSRVRQAVDPPRQQKVSKIDDQMLAMLQKRFDQLLESDWDDAQQGIYPTALLFDNPWDEFFRFYPAVWLDAPQTWRRYNQRRYQEFSEAVDTAGYPKYYLQNFHHQSDGYLSDDSANLYDLQVELLFGGTADAMRRRILAPIRQGLTRFNDVLPQHQRIIDVACGTGRTLKMLRAAFPQASLYGTDLSPAYLRKANQLLSQDRGELPQLLQANAEALPYQDNYFHMVSSVFLFHELPATVRRTIINECFRIAQPNGTLVICDSVQVSDSPEMETFMKNFPAVFHEPYYRHYSTDDLEGRLRQAGFTDIQTEVHFMSKYWIARKPV
- a CDS encoding COG1470 family protein gives rise to the protein MNVMTMPLKVMLNPPSSLEGFPGETVTLHVSLINQGAEGAVIDVYLDHMAQAWCPSPKQRVALDPQQGCEVSLPFELPIDALPGSYPYTVVVDAPDHYPEETPLHYPCQLEVRVKEQSVERLDQPTFAITPATSPEQPLLIQPGQHQTLSVQVNNRSRRVDRFRLNCLDLDPEWITIQYPCTDLSELGVLSDSDSLELNPGTQGTLSVEFHYPLDMPAGHYSPTLQILSDNAPEQVFLDLVYLEVKPALHLSVTLETLLGKVSHKPGQYRLKLMNQSNLIREVVVSASSRDETEMCNYTCEPSSVRLLMGETAAIDLEVQPKRKWQRPLLGRGLEVPFQIDLTDLDGLPLPEQVTKGLLIWKARPWWQLLLWILVGVGTLSGLGFFIWLAFFRPALPPVLTEFKPDSNRYVEGGRVRLNWSVSNVDQLEQLTVTSIKDQIVGKPQVYDFSEGVPTELSRFCQSRDDSRSAFGHRNLTCTNIDTGARLAGEYTFNLQIEAKSEKHSSQKELNVVVQPRPLPLVAGVSSSQSKVEKGQLLPLNWKLKNASQLSELQVFSQLKEGKPTLIKTYDFKQQIPPELTQKCKPPVNEELMCSNVRVGLPATPGDYTISLQTVSKSNQKQAPPSEPIPVEVKGKPPKISAFTLNGQSAETTPSVFLKVGQVVKLDWQAEGDDLTVNLEPFGNVSAKDSKILKATKELSQIVLSVSNKQGQVVKLAFLVQVDSPMERKSQFSPNAPQPAEKRLEPLW
- a CDS encoding alpha/beta fold hydrolase encodes the protein MSDTELHQNLEHRFIVSNGVKLHYVTQGKGPLMLMLHGFPECWYSWRHQIPAFAQEYKVVALDLRGYNESEKPADVNAYRMPELIKDVRDVIEGLGYDDCILVGHDWGGFIAWCFAYAHPEMLQKLIVMNLPHPAKFAEALRNNPRQMLRSWYISFFQVPMLPELMLRANDYDAIASAFADRATNKNAFTPEDLAVFKDAAARRGALTAMINYYRSNTRTFTSQDWDVLEVPTLLLWGEDDFALGKELTYGTEAYVRDLQLHYLSHCSHWIQQEQPDLVNQYMRGFLISGNG